A section of the Kribbella voronezhensis genome encodes:
- a CDS encoding chloride channel protein, producing MSAEILTPPAEAPYRARVRRLLRGSDGGLLALALLVGAGSAGFAVLFRWLIATFSQLATGHADYAATPGASHPWLPGLGKWFVVGVPVVAGLLYGPLLHFFAREARGHGVPEVMYAVRHRGARIAPQVAGVKALASALCIGGGGSVGREGPIVQIGSALGSTAGRLARVAEPRLRVLVACGAAGGIAATFNAPLAGVFFAMELILADFTAQAFGMVVVSAVTSAAIGRAVLGDAPFLTLPAFTVDHVGQYALFAVLGLLAGTAGVVFTRVLYLIEDACDWLWRGPEWLRPAVGGVFLGGLLLVVPEMYGVGYPVLGHAVFGLYGVGFLLFLAGAKMVATSLTIGIGGSGGVFAPSLFIGAMLGSAFGELVHQVLPGTAGPAGAYGLIGMGAVFAGAARAPITAVVIMFELTGEYSIILPLMTAIVLAAGISHALSPDTIYTLKLRRRGVDLGRRETISTAARTRVGDIMTAVPGPINAERPLREVAVSLARSASGVLPVLDAEGEYVGVVTARVVAEALADGRHDADPASLALELPVEVGEDDHLDQAIEALDRSGCAAVPVLTAGRIAGWISYRTALNALPAGPGGVGS from the coding sequence ATGTCCGCCGAGATCCTGACGCCTCCCGCTGAAGCGCCGTACCGAGCAAGGGTGCGGCGGCTGCTGCGCGGGTCGGACGGCGGGCTGTTGGCGTTGGCTTTGCTGGTGGGTGCGGGTTCGGCGGGGTTCGCGGTCTTGTTCCGGTGGTTGATCGCGACCTTTTCGCAGTTGGCGACCGGGCATGCCGACTACGCGGCCACCCCGGGGGCGTCCCATCCGTGGCTACCCGGGTTGGGGAAGTGGTTCGTGGTCGGTGTGCCGGTGGTCGCCGGTCTGTTGTACGGGCCGTTGTTGCATTTCTTCGCCCGGGAGGCGCGGGGGCACGGCGTACCGGAGGTGATGTACGCCGTACGGCATCGTGGTGCCCGTATCGCGCCTCAGGTCGCCGGTGTGAAGGCGCTGGCGTCCGCGCTGTGTATCGGCGGTGGTGGTTCGGTCGGGCGGGAGGGCCCGATCGTCCAGATCGGCTCGGCGCTGGGATCCACAGCGGGGCGCCTGGCTCGCGTGGCGGAGCCGCGGCTGCGGGTCTTGGTCGCGTGCGGGGCGGCCGGTGGGATCGCGGCGACGTTCAACGCGCCGCTGGCCGGCGTCTTCTTCGCGATGGAGCTGATCTTGGCGGACTTCACGGCCCAGGCGTTCGGCATGGTGGTGGTCTCCGCGGTCACGTCCGCCGCGATCGGCCGGGCCGTCCTGGGGGACGCGCCGTTCCTGACGCTGCCGGCCTTCACTGTCGACCATGTCGGTCAGTACGCACTGTTCGCTGTTCTGGGACTGCTGGCTGGTACGGCTGGTGTTGTTTTCACCCGGGTGCTTTACCTGATCGAAGATGCGTGCGACTGGTTGTGGCGTGGTCCGGAGTGGTTGCGTCCGGCGGTCGGTGGCGTCTTTCTCGGTGGACTGCTGCTCGTCGTGCCAGAGATGTACGGGGTCGGCTATCCGGTGCTGGGGCACGCGGTCTTCGGCTTGTACGGCGTCGGATTCCTGCTGTTCCTGGCGGGGGCGAAGATGGTCGCCACCAGTCTGACCATCGGGATCGGCGGGTCCGGTGGTGTGTTCGCGCCGAGCCTGTTCATCGGGGCGATGCTCGGGTCTGCCTTCGGTGAGCTGGTCCATCAGGTACTGCCCGGAACCGCGGGCCCGGCCGGTGCGTACGGGTTGATCGGCATGGGTGCTGTTTTCGCCGGTGCGGCGCGGGCGCCGATCACCGCGGTGGTGATCATGTTCGAGTTGACGGGGGAGTACTCGATCATCTTGCCCTTGATGACGGCGATCGTGCTGGCGGCAGGGATCAGCCACGCCTTGTCTCCGGACACCATCTACACGCTCAAGCTTCGCCGGCGCGGTGTCGATCTCGGGCGACGCGAGACGATCAGTACGGCCGCGCGGACCAGGGTCGGCGACATCATGACCGCCGTGCCCGGACCGATCAACGCGGAGCGTCCGCTGCGGGAGGTAGCAGTGTCACTCGCCCGGTCGGCGTCCGGCGTACTGCCGGTCCTCGATGCCGAAGGTGAGTACGTCGGTGTCGTGACCGCACGGGTGGTGGCCGAGGCGCTGGCTGACGGGCGGCACGATGCGGACCCGGCGTCGCTGGCGCTGGAGTTGCCGGTCGAAGTGGGGGAGGACGATCACCTCGACCAGGCGATCGAAGCGCTCGACCGCAGTGGCTGCGCTGCTGTCCCGGTCCTGACCGCAGGACGGATCGCCGGCTGGATCAGCTACCGCACCGCACTGAACGCACTCCCGGCCGGGCCCGGTGGAGTGGGCTCCTGA
- a CDS encoding MarR family winged helix-turn-helix transcriptional regulator, translating to MAGSRARTTGVPTDETVDDLVAAVLTASRVLVGISARSLAGVEESVTLTQFRTLVVLDSHGPSRLNQLAERLEVTASTALRMVDRLIAAGLVDRRENAQDRREVVIDLTAAGRSLVRRVTRARRTEIERVVRAMPVTRRRELVRALEAFATAADEPAVVAEAAGRLGW from the coding sequence GTGGCCGGCTCACGTGCCCGAACCACAGGCGTCCCGACGGACGAGACCGTCGACGATCTGGTCGCCGCCGTCCTGACGGCCTCGCGGGTGCTGGTCGGGATCTCCGCCCGGTCGTTGGCCGGGGTCGAGGAGTCGGTCACGCTGACCCAGTTCCGGACGCTGGTCGTGCTCGACAGTCACGGGCCGAGCCGGCTCAACCAGTTGGCCGAGCGTTTGGAGGTGACGGCTTCGACAGCGCTGCGGATGGTCGACCGGTTGATCGCTGCCGGTCTGGTCGATCGGCGGGAGAACGCCCAGGACCGGCGCGAGGTCGTCATCGATCTGACGGCGGCCGGCCGATCCCTGGTACGCCGGGTCACGCGCGCACGGCGTACCGAAATCGAGCGGGTGGTGCGGGCGATGCCGGTCACCCGGCGGCGTGAACTGGTTCGCGCTCTGGAGGCGTTCGCGACCGCTGCCGATGAGCCCGCGGTGGTGGCGGAAGCAGCGGGCCGTCTCGGCTGGTGA
- a CDS encoding GerMN domain-containing protein: MKALAAAIVLSALLVGCGVPLQHEPAPIEPAPVPSRLTGSAEPTTGQPTATRGKPTVQVNFVRKDKLVSLVREAPDAAVTDRLTTVIQALLAGPTAAEQSTGLTSALPPDLALSIVQVEGNRVVLELSGETDGRSATENILAVGQIVLSMTAVPTIDEVTFSRDGQPVEALLADGALTAEPLTAADYAQLKSR; encoded by the coding sequence ATGAAAGCACTCGCCGCCGCCATCGTCTTGTCGGCTCTCCTGGTGGGATGCGGGGTTCCTCTCCAGCACGAACCCGCGCCGATCGAGCCCGCCCCCGTCCCGTCGCGACTGACAGGCTCCGCTGAACCGACCACCGGTCAACCCACAGCGACCCGCGGCAAGCCGACAGTCCAAGTGAACTTCGTGCGCAAGGACAAGTTGGTCAGCCTGGTCCGCGAAGCACCGGACGCAGCTGTCACCGACCGCCTCACCACGGTCATCCAGGCACTGCTCGCCGGACCCACCGCGGCCGAACAGTCCACCGGCCTCACCTCCGCGTTGCCCCCGGACCTTGCCCTTTCCATCGTCCAGGTCGAGGGAAACCGCGTCGTCCTCGAACTGTCCGGTGAGACCGACGGCCGATCGGCGACCGAGAACATCCTGGCCGTCGGACAGATCGTCTTGTCCATGACGGCCGTACCCACCATCGACGAGGTCACGTTCTCCCGCGACGGTCAACCCGTCGAAGCGCTGCTCGCCGACGGCGCACTGACCGCCGAACCGCTCACCGCGGCCGACTATGCCCAACTCAAGTCCCGCTGA
- a CDS encoding HAMP domain-containing sensor histidine kinase — MRIVRPTVGLRHRLVLAFALVALGVSAVFAVSTYLLARGYLLAQRERVVQHQSFEDASFVQRRLESAGADVSAVLTAAGTPAGHTIILEWQGQWYASALDQGRDAVPAAVRQAVSEGEPTSQRFRADDGPALVVGVPVPSVGATFYEIAPLTELDGILRLLSGILIGGALLAAAAGAALGRWASRSVVTPLNRVAATAASIAGGDLDTRLPATLDPELATIVASFNSMVDTLQQRINRDARLAADVSHELRSPLTTLVGSVDLLNSRRDELSERSQRALDLVTADLQRFRRLLEDLLELARSDGGLDRRLSSVIGLKPLLRQVLDEVGRDQGVLSGVDDAVVLADKPRLGRLFRNLFENAETHGGGLTAVEITRSGPNVLVFVDDAGPGIQPEDRERLFERFATGRNKRGSSSGTGLGLALVAETATVHGGTVWCTTSPAGGARFVVRLPEAEA, encoded by the coding sequence ATGAGAATCGTCCGTCCCACCGTCGGACTGCGGCACCGGCTCGTGCTCGCGTTCGCACTGGTCGCCCTCGGGGTCTCGGCGGTGTTCGCGGTCAGCACCTATCTGCTCGCCCGCGGCTACCTGCTGGCCCAGCGGGAGCGGGTCGTTCAGCACCAGTCGTTCGAAGACGCCTCGTTCGTGCAGCGACGGCTGGAGAGCGCGGGCGCCGATGTTTCCGCAGTACTGACAGCTGCCGGTACTCCGGCCGGGCACACGATCATCCTCGAATGGCAAGGCCAGTGGTACGCCTCCGCCCTCGACCAAGGCCGCGATGCGGTACCGGCGGCCGTCCGGCAGGCGGTCTCCGAGGGGGAACCGACCAGCCAGCGCTTCCGCGCTGACGACGGCCCTGCGCTCGTGGTCGGCGTACCGGTGCCGTCGGTGGGTGCGACCTTCTACGAGATCGCGCCGCTCACCGAGCTCGACGGCATCCTGCGTCTGCTCAGCGGAATCCTCATCGGCGGCGCGTTGCTGGCCGCCGCCGCCGGCGCGGCTCTGGGACGTTGGGCCAGCCGATCCGTCGTCACACCGCTGAACCGGGTCGCCGCGACGGCGGCGTCCATCGCGGGAGGTGACCTGGACACGCGGCTGCCGGCGACGCTCGACCCGGAGCTGGCCACCATCGTCGCGTCGTTCAACAGCATGGTCGACACCCTGCAGCAACGGATCAACCGCGACGCAAGGCTCGCCGCCGACGTCAGCCACGAACTCCGCTCCCCCTTGACCACCCTCGTCGGCAGCGTCGATCTGCTGAACTCCCGGCGCGACGAGTTGTCGGAACGTTCCCAGCGCGCCCTCGACCTGGTCACCGCCGACCTGCAGCGCTTCCGGCGCCTCCTGGAGGACCTGCTGGAACTGGCCCGCTCCGACGGCGGACTCGACCGTCGGCTGAGCAGTGTGATCGGCCTCAAGCCTCTGCTGAGGCAGGTGCTCGACGAGGTCGGTCGCGACCAGGGTGTGCTGAGCGGGGTCGACGACGCCGTCGTACTGGCCGACAAACCGCGCCTCGGACGGCTGTTCCGCAACCTGTTCGAGAACGCCGAGACACATGGCGGCGGCCTCACAGCGGTAGAGATCACCCGGTCCGGTCCGAATGTCCTGGTCTTCGTCGACGACGCCGGGCCCGGTATTCAGCCCGAGGACCGCGAGCGCCTGTTCGAACGCTTCGCGACCGGACGGAACAAGCGCGGCTCCTCGTCCGGAACCGGGCTCGGCCTGGCCCTCGTCGCGGAAACCGCGACGGTGCACGGAGGGACGGTCTGGTGTACGACGTCACCCGCCGGCGGCGCGCGATTCGTCGTACGGCTGCCGGAGGCCGAGGCATGA
- a CDS encoding response regulator transcription factor, which translates to MPMQVLIVEDDDRIRALLRLALEDEGYQVAEAADTQSALEQARAAMPDLMMVDLMLGEVDGYTCIREVRRMSDLPIVIVSARSDTHDIVAGLEAGADDYVTKPFQIKEITARLRALRRRLRTGAEAAAADIVLDSDPGRSLVLSTSRGAVMLDGKDVHLTVTEYRLLVELAQPPGRVLSRSALLASVWEHGYYGDERIVDVHIRRLRTKIERDPGKPQLVITMRGMGYRLDPQ; encoded by the coding sequence ATGCCGATGCAGGTATTGATCGTCGAGGACGACGACCGGATCCGGGCGCTGCTGCGTCTGGCGCTCGAGGACGAGGGCTACCAGGTCGCCGAGGCCGCTGACACCCAGTCGGCCCTGGAGCAGGCCAGGGCCGCGATGCCGGATCTGATGATGGTGGACCTGATGCTCGGCGAGGTCGACGGCTACACCTGCATCCGGGAGGTACGCCGGATGAGCGACCTGCCGATCGTGATCGTCAGCGCGCGTTCGGACACCCACGACATCGTCGCCGGACTCGAGGCGGGCGCGGACGACTACGTCACCAAACCCTTTCAGATCAAGGAGATCACCGCGCGGCTGCGAGCGCTGCGCCGGCGGCTGCGGACCGGCGCGGAGGCGGCCGCGGCCGACATCGTCCTGGATTCGGATCCCGGCCGGAGCCTGGTGTTGTCGACGTCTCGTGGTGCGGTGATGCTCGATGGCAAGGATGTCCATCTGACCGTCACGGAGTACCGGCTGCTGGTCGAGCTCGCTCAGCCTCCGGGCCGCGTGCTCAGCCGGTCGGCGCTGCTTGCCTCGGTGTGGGAACACGGGTACTACGGCGACGAACGCATCGTCGACGTCCACATCAGACGGCTGCGAACGAAGATCGAGCGCGACCCGGGCAAGCCGCAACTCGTGATCACGATGCGAGGGATGGGCTACCGGCTGGACCCGCAATGA
- a CDS encoding STAS domain-containing protein, which yields MTESLHTPLPQKAIVTLSDTDLAGGLTSLRWHLQGLVMDGACLVVIDVSDLDEMSSTLLAAMLDTHRVCRRRGGGVVVRHASRKMADVLRRTGLDRVFEVEAA from the coding sequence ATGACAGAGTCGCTTCACACCCCGCTACCGCAGAAAGCCATCGTCACTTTGTCCGACACGGATCTGGCCGGTGGATTGACCTCGTTGCGCTGGCACCTGCAGGGGCTCGTGATGGACGGTGCCTGCCTGGTGGTCATCGACGTCTCGGATCTCGACGAGATGTCGTCGACGCTGCTGGCCGCCATGCTCGACACCCACCGGGTGTGCCGCCGCCGCGGCGGTGGTGTGGTGGTCCGGCACGCAAGCCGCAAGATGGCCGACGTACTACGCCGTACCGGCCTCGACCGCGTCTTCGAGGTCGAGGCTGCGTGA
- a CDS encoding MFS transporter produces MLATAHGRRDTMLAFLSAVVSLAAVFAAVGSTIPLFNVYRAAEGFTNAGISLTVVAYSAATLSTLLMAGRLSTSVGRRPTAVASLALLILGCLLLLRVHDIGILIAGRFLMGLGAGLASSALTAYIVDAAPTRPAWLASVASSQTVMLGLAIGAIASGALVQFGPWPRDLIYLILVGVLVLSVALVVISPETVTPAGGGWRSLRPSVRVPARLRRLLPIAAAVFLATWSTGAFYQAFVPALVADQLHTNNSLVLGLVFAAYMGPSALGAPLGGRFSPAAAQRIGMIAFLAGWIGLLTAIANGALPLFIAASIIAGAAQGIAISAATRGLLFGSAPVDRAPIFSVIYLLSYSSATIPSLISARLSNTHSVSHIALGYGGLALLCTLFTVAGARDPRTDTPSVAG; encoded by the coding sequence ATGTTGGCGACCGCCCATGGTCGCCGGGACACGATGCTGGCCTTCCTCTCAGCCGTCGTCTCATTGGCGGCGGTGTTTGCGGCGGTGGGCTCGACCATTCCCCTTTTCAACGTCTATCGGGCCGCGGAAGGGTTCACCAATGCCGGCATCTCGTTGACAGTCGTCGCTTACTCCGCCGCCACCCTCAGTACGCTCCTGATGGCGGGCCGGCTCTCCACCTCTGTGGGTCGACGACCGACTGCGGTAGCAAGCCTCGCGTTGCTGATACTGGGTTGTCTACTGCTCTTGAGGGTGCACGACATCGGCATTCTGATCGCCGGTCGATTCCTGATGGGCCTCGGTGCCGGCCTGGCCAGCAGCGCCCTCACCGCGTACATCGTCGACGCCGCGCCCACCAGGCCGGCCTGGCTGGCTTCCGTCGCGTCAAGCCAGACAGTCATGCTCGGTCTCGCCATCGGCGCCATTGCGTCCGGTGCCTTGGTTCAGTTCGGCCCGTGGCCACGTGACCTCATCTACCTGATTCTGGTCGGCGTACTCGTGCTGTCGGTCGCGCTCGTCGTCATCAGCCCGGAGACCGTGACCCCAGCGGGGGGCGGTTGGCGATCATTGCGGCCGAGCGTTCGTGTGCCGGCCCGGCTCAGGCGCCTGCTCCCCATCGCCGCCGCGGTGTTTCTGGCCACCTGGTCCACCGGTGCCTTCTATCAGGCCTTCGTTCCCGCCCTGGTCGCAGATCAACTTCACACCAACAACTCACTCGTGCTCGGGCTGGTCTTCGCCGCGTACATGGGTCCCAGCGCTCTGGGCGCTCCCCTCGGCGGACGATTTTCACCGGCGGCAGCTCAGCGGATCGGCATGATCGCCTTTCTTGCTGGATGGATCGGACTACTCACCGCGATCGCGAACGGTGCATTGCCGTTGTTCATCGCCGCATCCATCATCGCGGGAGCCGCTCAAGGCATTGCCATCAGCGCCGCAACCCGTGGCCTGCTGTTCGGTAGCGCCCCGGTCGACCGCGCGCCGATCTTCTCCGTGATCTATCTCCTCAGCTACAGCAGCGCGACTATTCCCAGCCTGATCTCCGCCCGACTCTCCAACACGCATTCGGTATCGCACATCGCACTCGGATACGGCGGTCTCGCGCTTCTCTGCACTTTGTTTACCGTCGCTGGTGCGCGCGATCCGCGCACAGACACGCCCAGCGTGGCGGGCTGA
- a CDS encoding NADP-dependent oxidoreductase has translation MKAIVVKDQAAGTAGMTLADCPEPTAAINDVIVEVHAAGWVSTELEWPSTWTDRAGRDRAPSIPGHELAGVVSALGYGTTGLSVGQRVFGLADWHRNGSLAESVAIEARNVAPLPGDVDFTVGASLPISGLTAWQGLFQHGRLQAGQSILAHGAAGAVGAMVTQLAREAGAYVIGTGRAADREKALDFGAHEFVDLERDALEDVGAVDLVFDVIGGDIQKRSAAMIKAGGSLVTIVGPAEARPADGLAVDFVVEADRAQLSEIARRVQDGRLRTNIGTTTTLNDAVAAFTTTDRSKGKTVIRVRP, from the coding sequence ATGAAGGCGATTGTTGTGAAGGACCAGGCTGCCGGAACGGCCGGCATGACGCTGGCCGATTGTCCTGAGCCCACAGCAGCCATCAACGATGTGATCGTTGAAGTTCATGCCGCGGGATGGGTCTCGACCGAGCTGGAGTGGCCATCGACGTGGACCGACCGGGCCGGCCGTGACCGGGCCCCATCGATCCCCGGCCACGAGCTGGCCGGAGTGGTCAGCGCCCTCGGCTACGGCACGACGGGACTGTCGGTAGGACAGCGGGTGTTCGGTCTCGCTGACTGGCATCGCAACGGCTCCCTGGCCGAGTCCGTGGCGATCGAAGCCCGCAACGTTGCGCCGCTGCCCGGCGACGTCGACTTCACGGTCGGCGCGAGCCTTCCGATCTCGGGGCTGACCGCGTGGCAAGGACTGTTCCAGCACGGCCGTCTTCAGGCCGGACAGAGCATCCTCGCGCACGGCGCGGCGGGCGCAGTCGGAGCGATGGTGACGCAGCTGGCGCGCGAGGCGGGCGCTTACGTCATCGGTACGGGGCGAGCTGCTGACCGTGAGAAGGCGCTCGATTTCGGCGCCCACGAGTTCGTCGACCTCGAGCGCGATGCGCTCGAAGACGTCGGTGCAGTCGATCTGGTTTTCGACGTCATCGGCGGCGACATTCAGAAGAGGTCCGCGGCCATGATCAAGGCCGGCGGATCGCTGGTGACGATCGTCGGTCCTGCGGAGGCCAGGCCCGCTGACGGCCTCGCGGTGGACTTCGTTGTCGAGGCCGACCGAGCCCAGCTCAGCGAGATCGCGCGGCGGGTCCAGGACGGAAGACTGCGCACGAACATCGGAACGACCACAACGCTCAACGATGCCGTCGCCGCTTTCACCACGACCGATCGATCCAAGGGAAAGACCGTCATCCGCGTCAGGCCCTGA
- a CDS encoding ferritin-like domain-containing protein, whose amino-acid sequence MRRAAVRRLFGLAAKGPARVVTRTGMPMDTVANSVQLPPLDNPNERAAVGAELQAALLDLIDLSLIGKQLHWSVVGAAAHGVHLFLDELVEQWRELADVVAERAVTLGFIPDGQSPTVASGSHVEPVEVRSLHDHLVVWELGRRVAAVAERIRQRLAPIGAADLVTQEVLTRVVGALEKQQWLLRVQVGEKA is encoded by the coding sequence GTGCGCCGTGCGGCCGTGCGGCGATTGTTCGGGCTGGCGGCGAAAGGTCCGGCGCGGGTCGTGACACGGACAGGTATGCCTATGGACACAGTTGCGAATTCGGTTCAGTTGCCGCCGCTCGACAATCCGAACGAGCGGGCGGCTGTTGGTGCGGAGCTGCAGGCTGCGCTGCTGGATCTGATCGATCTGTCGCTGATCGGAAAGCAGTTGCACTGGAGCGTTGTCGGCGCGGCCGCTCATGGGGTGCACCTGTTCCTCGACGAGCTGGTCGAGCAGTGGCGTGAGCTCGCGGATGTTGTGGCCGAGCGTGCGGTGACGCTGGGATTCATTCCGGACGGACAGAGCCCGACCGTCGCGAGCGGGTCACACGTCGAACCTGTCGAGGTGCGGTCGCTACACGACCACCTGGTTGTCTGGGAGCTGGGCCGTCGAGTAGCAGCGGTGGCTGAGCGCATCCGGCAGCGGCTCGCGCCAATCGGTGCGGCGGATCTGGTGACGCAAGAAGTGCTGACCAGAGTGGTCGGAGCGTTGGAGAAGCAGCAGTGGCTGCTGCGCGTCCAGGTCGGGGAGAAGGCCTGA
- a CDS encoding sulfite oxidase-like oxidoreductase, with protein sequence MAVTRGFLGRRPSDSSRVPPGQYVTRDFPVLSAGPTPSTRLDDWDFTLRGSVESPVSWSWAEFQALPREKFTVDIHCVTKWTKLDMPWSGVSLDTLLSAVPTPASHALAFSDGGYTTNIPLADLRGGKAWIVDEYDGRPLDPEHGGPARLLVPHLYFWKSAKWIRGLNLLTEDQPGFWERYGYHNYGDPWKEQRYYGD encoded by the coding sequence ATGGCCGTCACCAGAGGGTTTCTTGGCCGGCGCCCCTCGGACTCTTCGAGAGTGCCGCCGGGGCAGTACGTGACTCGAGACTTCCCGGTGCTGTCCGCCGGACCAACCCCGTCTACGCGACTGGACGACTGGGATTTCACTCTTCGTGGATCGGTGGAAAGCCCGGTGTCATGGTCCTGGGCCGAGTTCCAGGCTCTGCCTCGCGAGAAGTTCACCGTCGACATCCACTGCGTGACGAAGTGGACCAAGCTGGACATGCCGTGGTCGGGAGTGTCTCTCGACACCCTGTTGAGTGCGGTGCCGACTCCGGCATCGCATGCATTGGCCTTCTCCGACGGTGGCTACACCACCAACATTCCGCTGGCGGACCTGCGCGGTGGAAAGGCCTGGATCGTGGACGAGTACGACGGTCGGCCGCTCGATCCGGAGCACGGTGGGCCGGCCCGGCTCTTGGTGCCTCACTTGTACTTCTGGAAGAGCGCGAAGTGGATCCGCGGGTTGAACCTGCTGACCGAGGACCAGCCCGGCTTCTGGGAGAGGTACGGCTATCACAACTATGGAGATCCGTGGAAAGAACAGCGCTACTACGGCGACTGA
- a CDS encoding ferredoxin reductase, with product MERTALLRRLTWQTGTVIATTFETPRVRTITFAVPDWHGHRAGQHLDVRLTAPDGYQTQRSYSIASGPEDDHLSITVERLDDGEVSSYLVDELRAGDELEFRGPIGGHFVWENATGGPLFLVAGGSGLVPLRSMLRHHRATSSQVPVRVLCSARSLELLIYRQELMELAASPLVDVSITLTREAPEDWAGYRGRIDSMLLSEAGWPISAEPLTYVCGPTAFVETAAAGLVSMGHDPGRIRTERFGGTGM from the coding sequence GTGGAAAGAACAGCGCTACTACGGCGACTGACCTGGCAGACCGGCACAGTGATCGCGACGACCTTCGAGACGCCACGGGTAAGGACCATCACGTTCGCCGTACCGGATTGGCACGGACATCGCGCCGGTCAGCACCTTGACGTGCGGTTGACCGCGCCTGACGGCTATCAGACCCAGCGAAGCTACTCGATCGCCTCAGGGCCGGAGGACGACCACTTGTCGATCACGGTCGAGCGACTCGACGACGGCGAAGTCTCGTCGTACCTGGTCGACGAGTTGCGAGCAGGTGACGAGCTCGAGTTCCGTGGCCCCATCGGCGGACACTTCGTGTGGGAGAACGCAACGGGCGGTCCGTTGTTCCTGGTGGCCGGCGGATCAGGACTGGTGCCTCTGCGGTCGATGCTTCGGCATCACCGTGCGACCAGCAGCCAAGTGCCTGTCCGTGTGCTGTGCTCAGCCCGCTCACTCGAACTCCTGATCTATCGTCAGGAGCTGATGGAACTGGCAGCGAGCCCGCTCGTCGACGTCTCGATCACCCTGACGCGCGAGGCGCCGGAGGACTGGGCCGGTTACCGCGGCCGGATCGACTCGATGCTCTTGTCCGAGGCTGGATGGCCGATCAGTGCAGAGCCGCTCACCTATGTCTGCGGACCGACGGCGTTCGTCGAGACCGCGGCGGCCGGCTTGGTGAGCATGGGACATGATCCCGGACGGATTCGTACCGAACGCTTCGGCGGGACAGGAATGTGA
- a CDS encoding DUF6510 family protein, protein MGPVDGNAIAGVMHDLFARDMTTMGYQCAGCGGAGVMAELVVYMSGPGAVGRCRDCDAILLVLTERRGMYCVDMPGATQPLFLAD, encoded by the coding sequence ATGGGACCAGTCGACGGCAACGCGATCGCAGGCGTCATGCACGACCTCTTCGCGCGAGACATGACGACCATGGGATACCAGTGCGCGGGCTGTGGCGGGGCCGGGGTGATGGCAGAGCTGGTCGTCTACATGTCGGGACCCGGCGCCGTGGGCCGTTGCCGGGACTGTGACGCGATCCTGCTGGTGCTCACCGAACGACGCGGAATGTACTGCGTCGACATGCCTGGAGCGACACAGCCACTGTTCCTTGCGGACTGA
- a CDS encoding nuclear transport factor 2 family protein, with protein sequence MTIQTPPDPTAAEQATHLPAAITRFLREADPQHKANAHDLLSAFTIDATVIDDDGKTYVGHDEIHHWRSAEMNGFTYTVEISRVEKFDDNRYVVTTRLEGDFPGGVVDIIYRFTLAGDLIQRLEIAP encoded by the coding sequence ATGACCATTCAGACCCCACCCGACCCGACCGCGGCCGAGCAGGCCACGCACTTGCCGGCGGCGATCACGAGGTTCCTGCGTGAGGCCGATCCCCAGCACAAGGCGAACGCGCACGACCTGCTGTCAGCCTTCACGATCGACGCCACAGTGATCGATGACGACGGCAAGACCTACGTCGGTCACGACGAGATCCACCATTGGCGGAGCGCGGAGATGAATGGGTTTACGTACACAGTCGAGATCAGCCGCGTAGAGAAGTTCGACGACAACCGGTACGTCGTCACCACTCGTCTCGAGGGCGATTTCCCCGGCGGAGTTGTCGACATCATCTACCGGTTCACGCTCGCCGGCGATCTGATCCAGCGTCTGGAGATAGCTCCCTGA